From Cricetulus griseus strain 17A/GY chromosome 1 unlocalized genomic scaffold, alternate assembly CriGri-PICRH-1.0 chr1_0, whole genome shotgun sequence, a single genomic window includes:
- the Pbxip1 gene encoding pre-B-cell leukemia transcription factor-interacting protein 1 isoform X3 — protein MDPESVGASQALSDPSKADGEELTGTLDGEGKLFQTEGSWNESATLPEEMKAKGTLGCDGHGMEPPGDTFIQEDLQETPVATSLGPDTQDLENESPPQNLPSSPKAVWKECHCSSSDDDTDVDVEGLRRRRGREPSPAQPATPMDAEDQAKGEGVGGELGISLNMCLLGTLVLLGLGILLFSGGLLEPETGSMEEAELQVFPDTGLETELVDTVGNRKDELEQLQASVLPDSGPSLQSMGLLLDKLAKENQDIRLLQAQLQAQKEELQNLLHQPQGLEEENARLREALQQGKTSHQALELELQQLRARLQGLEANCVRGADGVCLNWGGGPSDKATKEQGHKGQEPDPSLLEQHKRLEAEAQALRQELQRQWQLLGSVHRDLQRGLQNAGQGAPAHAGLAELGHMLAQTLQGLENWGHNNGIPANDSEAWYQKKPHFQNSREWSRKEKWHGGPRHQKAEHWKHGKEESGQDEHWKHGKEESGRDEHWKHRKEESGRDEHWKHRKEESGRDEHWKHRKEESGRDEHWKHRKEESGQDEHWKHRKEESGRKRKRSWRDGNGEATGVWKEDKPRVEELGNRKDGKRQDFKVYPRKSGDSHSGERQKPSWGKDNSPDPLSSWEELLKRKYRPPQGCSGVDDCARQEGLTFFGTELAPVRLQELASVLRTYLERLPWAGQLTKELPLLPAYFGEDGIFRHDRLRFRDFVDALEDSLEEAALKQMGDDDEVDDFEDFIFSHFFGDKALKKRSRRKEKHSWNHRVVGPREEHDRHPHHYYHG, from the exons AGACTCCTGTGGCGACAAGCCTGGGACCAGACACACAGGACCTGGAAAACGAGAGCCCTCCACAGAACCTGCCCTCAAGTCCCAAAGCAG TATGGAAAGAGTGCCACTGCTCCAGCAGTGACGATGACACTGATGTGGATGTGGAGGGTCTGCGGAGACGGAGGGGCCGGGAGCCCAGCCCCGCCCAGCCCGCCACACCCATGGATGCGGAGGACCAGGCCAAGGGCGAGGGTGTAGGAGGCGAGCTGGGCATCTCTCTCAACATGTGTCTCCTGGGGACCCTGGTTCTTCTCGGCCTGGGGATCCTCCTGTTCTCTG GTGGGTTGCTGGAGCCTGAGACTG GGTCCATGGAAGAAGCAGAGTTGCAGGTCTTCCCAGATACTGGGCTGGAGACTGAGTTGGTAGATACTGTAGGGAACAGGAAG GATGAGCTAGAGCAGCTGCAGGCCTCAGTACTACCAGACAGTGGCCCCAGCCTGCAGAGCATGGGGCTTTTGCTGGACAAGCTGGCCAAGGAGAACCAGGATATCCGGCTGCTTCAGGCCCAGCTGCAG gCTCAGAAAGAAGAGCTTCAGAACCTCTTGCACCAGCCCCAAGGGCTGGAAGAGGAGAATGCCCGGCTCCGGGAGGCCCTGCAGCAGGGCAAGACCTCCCATCAGGCCCTAGAGTTAGAACTACAGCAGCTAAGGGCCCGACTCCAAGGCCTAGAAGCTAACTGTGTCCGGGGTGCAGATGGGGTGTGTCTCAACTGGGGTGGAGGCCCAAGTGACAAAGCCACCAAGGAGCAAGGCCACAAGGGGCAGGAGCCAGACCCCAGCTTATTAGAGCAGCATAAGCGGCTAGAGGCTGAAGCACAGGCCCTAAGGCAGGAGTTGCAAAGGCAGTGGCAGCTGCTGGGGTCTGTGCACCGAGACTTACAGAGGGGCTTGCAGAATGCGGGCCAAGGAGCCCCCGCTCATGCTGGTCTGGCTGAACTTGGTCACATGTTGGCCCAGACATTGCAGGGCCTAGAGAACTGGGGTCATAACAATGGCATTCCTGCCAATGACTCAGAGGCCTGGTACCAGAAGAAGCCTCACTTCCAGAATTCCAGGgagtggagcagaaaggagaaaTGGCATGGTGGGCCGAGGCACCAGAAGGCTGAGCACTGGAAGCATGGGAAGGAGGAGTCTGGCCAGGATGAGCACTGGAAGCATGGGAAGGAGGAGTCTGGCCGGGATGAGCACTGGAAGCATAGGAAGGAGGAGTCTGGCCGGGATGAGCACTGGAAGCATAGGAAGGAGGAGTCTGGCCGGGATGAGCACTGGAAGCATAGGAAGGAGGAGTCTGGCCGGGATGAGCACTGGAAGCATAGGAAGGAGGAGTCTGGCCAGGATGAGCACTGGAAGCATAGGAAGGAGGAGTCTGGCCGGAAGAGGAAGCGGAGCTGGAGGGATGGGAATGGGGAAGCAACAGGAGTGTGGAAGGAAGACAAGCCAAGGGTAGAAGaattggggaacagaaaggatggCAAGCGACAGGACTTCAAGGTGTACCCTAGGAAAAGTGGGGACTCCCACTCTGGAGAAAGGCAGAAGCCTTCTTGGGGGAAAGACAACAGCCCTGACCCCCTGTCCTCCTGGGAGGAGCTGCTGAAGCGCAAGTACCGGCCCCCTCAGGGCTGCTCAGGTGTAGATGACTGTGCCAGGCAGGAGGGCCTGACCTTTTTTGGCACGGAGCTAGCCCCTGTACGGCTACAGGAACTGGCCTCTGTGCTGAGAACATACTTGGAGAGGCTGCCCTGGGCTGGGCAACTGACCAAAGAGCTGCCCCTCTTACCTGCTTACTTTGGAGAAGATGGCATCTTCAGGCATGACCGTCTTCGCTTCCGGGACTTTGTGGATGCCCTGGAGGACAGCCTGGAGGAGGCAGCATTGAAACAGATGGGTGATGACGATGAAGTAGATGACTTTGAGGATTTCATCTTCAGTCACTTCTTTGGAGACAAGGCACTGAAGAAGAG atcaaggaggaaggagaagcatTCCTGGAACCACAGAGTTGTGGGGCCCAGGGAAGAGCATGACCGCCATCCCCACCACTACTACCATGGCTAA
- the Pmvk gene encoding phosphomevalonate kinase isoform X1, protein MAPLGGAPRLVLLFSGKRKSGKDFVTEALQSRLGGNICAVLRLSGPLKEQYAREHGLDFQRLLDASTYKEAYRRDMICWGEEKRCADPGFFCRKIVEGVSQPIWLVSDTRRVSDIQWFQEAYGPVTQTVRVVASEQSRQQRGWVFTPGVDDAESECGLDNFGNFDWVIENHGDEQSLEDQLENLLEFIRATL, encoded by the exons ATGGCCCCACTCGGAGGCGCCCCGCGGCTGGTGCTGCTGTTTAGCGGGAAGAGGAAATCCGGGAAGGACTTCGTGACCGAGGCGCTGCAGAGCAG ACTTGGAGGTAACATCTGTGCTGTCCTGCGGCTCTCTGGTCCACTCAAGGAGCAGTATGCTCGG GAGCATGGCTTGGACTTCCAGAGACTCCTGGATGCCAGCACCTACAAGGAGGCCTATCGGAGGGACATGATCTGCTGGGGGGAGGAGAAACGCTGTGCCGATCCAGGCTTCTTCTGCCGGAAGATTGTGGAAGGCGTGTCCCAGCCTATCTGG CTGGTGAGTGACACACGGAGGGTGTCTGATATCCAGTGGTTTCAGGAGGCCTATGGGCCTGTGACACAGACAGTCCGGGTAGTAGCCTCGGAGCAGAGCCGACAGCAGCGGGGCTGGGTGTTCACACCAG gAGTGGATGATGCTGAGTCAGAGTGTGGCCTGGACAACTTTGGGAACTTTGACTGGGTCATTGAGAACCATGGAGACGAGCAGAGCTTGGAAGATCAGTTGGAGAACCTTCTGGAATTTATTCGTGCCACACTTTAG
- the Pmvk gene encoding phosphomevalonate kinase isoform X2: MICWGEEKRCADPGFFCRKIVEGVSQPIWLVSDTRRVSDIQWFQEAYGPVTQTVRVVASEQSRQQRGWVFTPGVDDAESECGLDNFGNFDWVIENHGDEQSLEDQLENLLEFIRATL; this comes from the exons ATGATCTGCTGGGGGGAGGAGAAACGCTGTGCCGATCCAGGCTTCTTCTGCCGGAAGATTGTGGAAGGCGTGTCCCAGCCTATCTGG CTGGTGAGTGACACACGGAGGGTGTCTGATATCCAGTGGTTTCAGGAGGCCTATGGGCCTGTGACACAGACAGTCCGGGTAGTAGCCTCGGAGCAGAGCCGACAGCAGCGGGGCTGGGTGTTCACACCAG gAGTGGATGATGCTGAGTCAGAGTGTGGCCTGGACAACTTTGGGAACTTTGACTGGGTCATTGAGAACCATGGAGACGAGCAGAGCTTGGAAGATCAGTTGGAGAACCTTCTGGAATTTATTCGTGCCACACTTTAG